A stretch of DNA from Nyctibius grandis isolate bNycGra1 chromosome 30, bNycGra1.pri, whole genome shotgun sequence:
AGCAGAATCAACCAGCCACGAGTCCCTTCAGGCTCCCACATCCACCCAGTGCTGCCATTTGAAGATCCAGGCTCAGGAAGCAGTTAGTGGTTTTCCTCAGCTAGACAAAGGCTTTTTGGCTTGCTTGCCACTggaggacattttttttttttttttgatatgcATTATGACTGGCAGGCTTCCTTGGAGACCTGTCAACACTGCAATCCCATGATGAagccaaaattaatttcagtgtttgcaaAATTCAATAAACTAAGTTAATCACATTCCTTTAAAGAACCAGCAAATTAAACTCATGAGAGCAGAAAATCCTAGGCCGCTTGAGGAATATAAGAGCATTTGgctgactttttcttttttagcctCCCGTGGTAGCGCCGCATGCCCAGCCCGCTCCATAGCTAGGCTGTCTTCATCGCTGGAGTCCTGACTGCAGTGCTCCGCAGGATCCACGTAGACCACCGTCGTGTCCAAGATCCCAGTGGGACTTGGCACTGTGgaatgagaaaagggaaaggttAGTTTGGATTTGGGCAACACCATTCAGCACAGAAGGAAGCAGCAAACCGACCAAGCAAGAGCATAAACCTTATGTCTGCTTAGCCAtggaggggagggcagagcacTAAGTTCACTCTCATTTAAAGCAGTAACTTTTTCCCACTCAGACTGTTTGGATAGGTGCTAAGAGCTGTTTAGAAAATGAACAGTCAGTCCCAGTGTCAGCAAACCAAAGGGATGATGCAGCATTTCTAACACTGGGCCCTTCATCGCGTTTGGTCCGCTGTCAGCGGTACCTGAGAACAGCCGCACTTGGAAACGCTCAGCAGCTCCAACCCCCGTCATGTGCTGAAGCAATATGGAGAAAGAGAATAGATCTAGACCTCTAAAATAGTTTAACAATTATAAccactggggaagggggagagttTTTCCAGCTGGTCTTCAGCTGAAAGTTCAGGCTTCTGTTGCCTGAGAAACAGTTTTAAGCAAAGatgaaaagacaattttaattctctgtctgctttttctAAGAAGAATAAAACCCTCACCATCTGCGTCTTTCTCGCCTTCCTTTTCCTGATCACCTTCATAATCAGAGGAGGAATGTAAACTCCAGTCTAGAAAGGTATCTGGAAGACTTTCTTCCTGGGTGGATAGCTCTGCTGTGGGTGTAATCACAAAGCTGCCTCTGTCATCCCGAATGCTGTCTTCCCTTGTCCTGTAGAAAGGAAATCCAGAAGTCACACATTAAAAGCCAAGTCTTCATTTGCAGCTCTCTTAATAGGTATGTCAATTAAGATAATTACAGAAAAGTTGATCATATTTCAGAATGGAACCTCAGGATACCAGAGAGGAGGACAGGCTCATGCTAATCCTCAGAGACATCTACAGCAATGAGTTATCCTGACCTTTTAGCGCTCTTTCCAGAGGGAGAGCTGAGGAACGGCTGAATTTCCACGTTAGCGTGCAAGGGACTGGGCTCCGGGTGCTCCTGTTTCACCCCCAACAACAAACAGAGCTGAATGTAACTCataatctgaaaaacaaaaagccagtaAGAATTAGACCATGCGGTTCCCTCTGCCTGGAGgctgtttctcttcattttgtAGGAGAGCCCTATCCCAGTGAGCCCTTCCCACGTGTACTCAACCAGAGCAATTCTAGTCCCCGCAGATCAAGGTTAAAGCCACCACTCTGTTTAGATACCCTCTCCTCCAAAAATCTAAAAGTTAAACCCACTTCCCGTTATTTGAAGTTTACTGCCTCCTGCCAGATGGCAGCTTTGCTGTGGGTGTTAGACATCAGCAAATGAAGACAAAGAGCTCACCCACCTTTTCTTTGCCTATTTGGTCATAACGCACATCTTCGAATCGCCGTTTCACTGCAATTAAGGGCACCTGCCTATAATCCTTTGGGATATCATCATCgaaactggaaagaaagattAAAGTCCAAATCTTAGAGCGGATTATATGAAACAGTGATAACAAAACCTGCCAGTTTAAGTACTTTCCCTCTGTCCATCTCAGTTCTGTGCTAAGGAAGTTGgtgtttcagcagagctgctatGCAGCTAGCCAGGACACTTGGTTTCTAGCATATGAGCATCGTTCCTGTTCATTGAGGTAAACAGGATATTTGCCTTGTACTCTTTAAAGAAGTGAGCTACTTTTGCTGCTGGAACTCCTTCTGAAGCTCACCAATAATCCAGTTGCAGTCTTCTGAAAATAGTGATGTTTGGCAAGCTAAAAACCTGTTAAGCCTTGAGCAGCATCACATTTTCTGTAACCCAGGGCCACTATCAATGGGGAGAAATAGAACAGCTGTCCCTGAACTGGCCCCCCTAGGCCTCAGTGCCTTGTGGGGGGGGAGCAAGGCAGTTTCCCAAAGCCACCTCCTTCATTGGGAAGGGCTGACTGTACAGATGCAGCTTGTCTGCAAGAGCTGGAATCCAAGTACTCATGTACCCTCACAGAAGAGTTCCAAAACTATTACCACTTTTGGTAGAGGTTTAGCACACAGGGCAACAGGTCTTCAAGAGAGAAACCGGTACAGGCAGACAGCTGTCTGACGGTCCAGGGGTATGCTGGAGAAGAGAACACATATTACCATTTCATGAAGCTTGGTTGTTCTGTAatcagatggatttttttttaatgagataaAGATCATGATCTTTACAAGCTTATGTCTGTACATAGTTCGTTCAAGTTCACAGTTGGCTTCAAGGATAAGTTTACCTGCCAAACTGAAGTTATACTTAAGTATAGAAATCTTCAGTCTCATGAAAACACATAGTTTGCATAGTCTGATGCTAATACTCTTGTTCATCATTGCTATTAAGAGGCAAAATAGACTGAACTCAACCTTCATTTTGAAGTCTtctgtctgtccccatcttctcccctcccgctccccccACCGCGTGATTGGGACATCTTGCCTAAAGACAaaataacaccaaaaaaaaccccacaggctCCTAAAAAGACAAGGCAGATCGACATAGCATGCTGCAGCTCCACCGAAGGTAACGTTCCTTACCTTGCCTGTGTAGGATCTCAGCCAGCAGCAGcgctgcagcagccagctgagCTGGGGAATACACAGAAAGGCTTGTGTTTAAGAGTGAGAGTTCACAAATGAAGCTGTAAAGGTGAAGAGTTCTTCTCTCCAGTGAGACTATACTTGACAATACTTCTTTGTAGTCCACAATGGTAGGTATCTAGTGcagaaaggagagcagaggtTGGAAATACAAGATCAGCACCAAGTATTGAGAATGGTTGTTTCCAGGAGATGCTGTTTTCATTACATtagggggttttgtttgtttttaactactACATTGACATGGAAACATTCTCCAGCGAAAGAATAAATGGCTGcttaaaacttcagttttaatcTCTACAGAAAGGCAGAGGGTTTTGTATCTGCAGGCTCTGAAATATGCATGGTCTCCACAGCTGATTGATTGAGAACACgcacataaaaaaacccatcttGGATAAGGAGAAGTGCTAATTACAACAGCCTGACTTCAGTAGCAGCCCAAGGGGGGAAATATTCCATCTAGTTTTCAAACTCACCCGTATCTTTCCTTCCAGGGCAGAAATGACCTCACCCATCATTCTGACCAAGTCTTCATTTTTGTATGTGTTGTCCGTTAGCCACACAGCCTCCCGTACCGTCAAGATATCTTTGCTGATGAAACTGCAACGTTAAATAATATTAACAGCCCCAGAAGAAAGGGAATTTGTGCGTCTGTGCAGTCATGTTTCTGTGGCAGATAAACGCACTCAAAATGACCAAAGAGTTAAAACAACTTTATGAGGTACTTTCCCAGGTACAGaccaggaaagaaagaacagcagCTCTTCATTGATTTCACCTTGAAGCTGGAACCACCTACTAGAATGTTTCTAATTCCTCTTTTATGAAACCTCTCCTAGGTTAAGATGCAAGATATTAAGGAAactaacacagaaaaataattttccaccaCGCCACGTGGTTGATCTGAGCATAACGGACTAAACTAGGTAACAACACTGCTGCAGTTGTTCCATACAAGGTTACTCATGCTAATATGGCGTGAAAGATTTCAGCTGCTGATGGAATGCATTTAGACCAATCCACCACTATGGAGTTTTTTCATATTCAAAAACACGTGCAAGGAATTACATTTTGTGTCTCATTTGCAGAGGTTGTGTTTGTATGTGAACACAGTTCAAGCAACAGTTAATGCAGAGGGAAGCCAAAGATTCTTTCCAGTATTATTATTagcacagggggaaaaaaaaagcttgagcAGCAGAAATGAATGTGAATGATCACAATAACCACCCTGTCCACCAGTCAGAACACCTACTGTGTGCAAATGACCATGCAGGCTATTCCCAAGAGCTGGAGTCGACTGCGAGAGACAGGTCTCAGCTTCAAATAACGATCCACACATCCCACTGTCGTGTGAAGGCATAGGCTAGAAAACTTTTTCACGGTAGCCACTTCTACCAGCCAATCAACCAGTATGTACCTagacagaaaagagagacaTAATCTGTGCAGTTAGAAGCCAGTCAAATCCACGCTGATCACCCTCCCCACGCCTAGTTACCGAGTCCCTTCTCCACTCAAAAGTTTCAAGCCAAGCAATTTCACCaaaagaattttcagaaaaatgatgCGTTGCACTGAGAGAGAGATTTGCAACCAGAGGCCTGTTATCCTCTGAAAGGTCATCAGTCGTCTTAAGTTGTCTGTGAAATGGAGTTAGAAACTATCCTGTAATAGGCACTTGCACAAGGAAAGGGTAGGGCACATCAATTAGGAGGCTAAAGGCCACCTAAGGTAACTAGAGAGCAACTATAGCTCCAACAAGGCAAATGGTGCCTCCAGTTCTTGAAAAACTTGTTAGTCTGGACAGATGCAAGGATTTACAGTCCAGAGAAAACCTCACACACctcatttcagttcttcatgGGGGCTCTACTACTTCCTCTTTGCAAAGTGTCATGAGTTTCTCTGATTGTACATAACGCATCCCAGAAGAGTAAAGCAGAAGATTTCATCTTCCCACAAGACCTCATTCTAGATTTGTTTCCATCTACAGATGTAGAGGGAAACAGGCAGTGGTTTCTGTTGTGTGACCTGACTCCTGGATCTCAGTTTTTACCTCATTGTTTCATTCAATTCTTTTTGCAGAGTGAAGATATGTTGCTTGTTGATAGGATGGGAAGCTTGAAACATTTGAGACACCATTTCAGTGGAAGATTTGCCTTCTAATCCTAGTTGCTTTCCACTCCCACAAGCTTTGGCTAAAGCTATCTGTAGTAAAGAGAACACaagagagtatttttttttttttttttaccaaataaatacaaactaAAACAGCACAGGATGGTCCTgtagttttcctgctgaaaacagaGAGTGAACATGACAAACTACTTGAAAGGTAACAGACTGAGTAGTTCTTAGTTTGGTTTAAGTGTTGAACACACACATGATTTGGGGGCAGGCTTTTGAGTCTATCAAAAGATGCACCTTTACTCAGATTGTACCACAGATGCGCAGTATTTTCCAAAAGAGGGGGATCTGCAGAGTAAATACACGCACGTGTACAGATAGATATTATTCAGCAATTTTGACCCTACTTCtaaagggagaagaggagtctAAACCAACAATGGCAGCGTAGAAAAGACTGAATAAAGACGGTTTTGCTGGGAAAAGTCAGTCTTACCTGTGCTTCCCAGCAGCCCTTTGCAGCATAGCCCCGTAGCTTCCTGAGACTTTGGAGGTATCTGCCAGGATCTGACATCTACGGAGAGGAACGTAAACTGATTTCAAAACCCATTACCTTTACACTACAAACAGAAGGATTGTAGTACTAACATcgaaagaaaaaacactgccTCTGGGTACATCTATTATTTCAGCAAGCAGGCTGTAGGAAACTTGCTTCAGTTCTTGCCCAAGGTCTCACAGGAAATGAGACAGGTCACTCAGGGTTCCTACGTGTGAGCTTTGGCAGATGTATTAATGTCAACGCAGGCAGTCTCCCCCCTCCCGTTCCCAAGTGAGCCATGCGATCACTAGCCAGCAGTGCCTATGCCTTCAGCAGAGTTACTATAAGGGATCTTCTGCTTGCACCTTGGCTACAACTGCTTGTAGACTCACTTTAAACACCAAGGTAGACACCAAAGCTCATTTGAGAGAGTTCTTAGCGCTCTCCTCATTTGTGAAGAAGGTAAGCTCTGAGGAACagcaatttctttctgtgtatgtTCATTGCACATAACAGAGTTCCAGAAGTTACAGTGAAAGAGTTgttttgagacaaaaaaaaaaaatactacttacAGCAGCCTTTCTGTTACTTTCCCAAAGGAGGTAGGAGCTGTTTAAACAACCCTGCTTTGAAGATTCTTCAAACATTTCAagggattctttttttctttcttcatcctaCGAACAAAAGGCATAACAGTATTTATGCTGTCCAGCAACTGGGCACCAGATCTCAAAACTTCAGAAGCTACAGAACAGCTCCGTACTGAAAGCTACGGAGCAGAATCAACCAGCCACGAGTCCCTTCAGGCTCCCGCATCCACCCAGTGCTGCCATTTGAAGATCCAGGCTCAGGAAGCAGTTAGTGGTTTTCCTCAGCTAGACAAAGGCTTTTTGGCTTGCTTGCCACTggaggacattttttttttttccttgatatgCATTATGACTGGCAGGCTTCTTTGGAGACCTGACAACACTGCAAGCCCATGATGAagccaaaattaatttcagtgtttgcaaAATTCAATAAACTAAGTTAATAACATTCCTTTAAAGAACCAGCAAATTAAACTCATGAGAGCAGAAAATCCTAGGCTGCTTGAGGAACACAAGAGCATTtggctgacttttttttttttttttaatcaaggtAAACAGCATTGGCATCACCAAAAAAAGTACCCAAACACATCAAATCAGAAACACTGCTCACCTCAAAGAAACTCAAGATCTTCGCCACGCAGTGGGCAATAGATCCTTTTTGAGCCTGAAGAAAGCATTAAGATAAAGCGTTGTTAAAGATAAACAAAGAACAACAGCGATTTTTGCTAGTAATTCCAGACTACAGTTTTATTTGCCTTTCAATCATTCCCCCCTTTGCTTTTCTcaattttttgttatctttggaCAGTACTGAATCTCTCAGAAGACACAGTACAGGCCTCTGGCACTCACAGCGTAGTTTGGcaataaattcattaaaatgattGATCCTCAGTCATTTAAGCAACAAGAGCAGAGGAGCTCCTTGGggaaactaaaatattttttccaaaagaactGGACGCAGCTACCAGCCTACGTTAAAGTCAAGGGCAGAAAGAAATCTTACCTTCTCCAAATGACACTCTGCTTTGAGACACTGATAGACCACAGCTTTGCAAAAGCTTCCACTCAAGTTCCAGGGAGGACGAATAAAAAGCCAGATAAATGGGTCTGCGCCCACATTCCAACGCTCCGCCAGGCTGAAGAAATATGATGCCTTTACTCCATTCACTTCTGCATGACCCATCTCATCGGAGATGgtcactaaacaaaaaaaaaagcaagccagaaATAGCTGAGTTTATTCACAACACGTGAATAAAGCATTTAGTCAGGCCAAGACAGACAATAGGATACAATCAGGAAAAGATTGAACAGTGTCTTCCCTTCAGAGCCTTAAAAATCATGGACatggcaaaagaagaaaaaccttgcTACAATCAGTCTTTAGGAACATACAACCCtaagctggggcaggagggggacaCATTCTGCAAATCCCAGCACTCAAAGCAATGTTAATTCCTGTCGGTGTACAAACAAGATGGTGTGCAAGTCACCTGCCTTGCCAGCACCCTCTGCAAGGAGGCTCCTCCTGTCTCAGCAGCCCTTTTTGACACTTTTAATAGACTAGATCAGTAGCCAAGTTAGATCAGAAGTTTACAAAGGAAAACTTCTAAACATGAATGCATAAGCTACCCCTTGACTCATTTTCCACTTTCAGAAGAGCTGTGCCTATTATCATTTAACACCTGGCAGTTTAGTGGCCAGTGCTTAAGCTGCACTGAAAGGTAAAACTGAAGAGGCTTGACAGTAAGTGAGACCTAACCACCCACTGGAGACAGCAAATGGGCTCTGCGCTTGGCTGCTCTAGAACCTGGGTACAAAAGCGTCAGTGTTCGAGCTACAGGAGAAATAGCTTTGTAAAAAGCGATGTGGCCAGTAAAAATGCCAACTTTATGATGAGACAGGTAGCCTGGTCTGTATCTCTAAATAAGCCTTCAGCTCAGCTCCATTTCCTTCTGTCACGCCACCTTCCCCAAGGACCCGAGGACAAGCTTCCACACTTACAGCCTTCATTGTACACGTACGCGACCCCCAGCTTCACAGCAGCTTCGAAGTTCCCGCTTTCAGCGGCCCTGAAAGGGAAACAGAGAAGATACTTCAGGCTGAAGGCAGTAGGTGCCTCCAGGCCCACATCCTCACACAGGTGACCTCAGTGGCGGCCAGGCTGTGAATTTGGTGATCACCAACCATAAGCACATGTGCTTTCACTACAGAAGTTAAACATAAGTTACGCTGAGGCTTTTCTTGCTGCAACCCTTTTGTACGCCCATGACCAGAATAACTTGACAATTCACAGCAACTGTTGCCCACTCCTGTGCAACGTCCCCAGCGCCAGAATGCGGTAACACGTTTTGGTACTTGTACCCTCAAGGACATGCATCGAGCCCTTGTGCTCCTCCCTTCCAAAGCAATGTATAGATAATAGTTGTCTCCAGAAAGAACATAATACATGCATCAGAGCAAAGGCAACAGtcagaagcaaaataattacAACGACACTTAAACTGGCAGATCCCCTTCAAATGGGATGGATAAAAAgatcctctccttcctttttaagCAGATTTATCATTACCCTTTCAAACTTCACTCATTTTAATGCTGAAATTCATCTATTTTTCAATGCACTGGTTTGCACAAGAAGTTCCCAAACCAACTCAGACTTAGAAATATGGTCATGCTCTTGAGCTGCTGATCTCACCTGCATCATTCATATGGAATCACCAGTAACAGATTGTAGTCACTGTGCCATGTTCCAATATGGAATATTAACGGCCCTAACGAGAAATAACTGCTATATGCAATGGGCTCCGCTCCAGCTAAAGACACAGCAATTATAAGCTACAGCTTAGATATGAAATCAACAATTCTTCATCATCCTAAGCAAAGACTtctacaaaaaggaaaagtgggaAAGTCAGATCCCCCACTTACAGTGAGGACTCATTAGAATTGCGTATCTACCTTCTGACACCCTCTTCTGCAGGGTCAGACAAATTTGATTCTTAAAGCTTACCTTTCGAACATCTTCAGATTGTTTGGAGAAGGCCATATTTCTTGGAAATCTGCACACGCCCAAACACTAGCGTAATTATCCACAAGGTATTTAAAGTGTGAGTGCACCTGCAAGGGGGGagcataaaataataattagtaAAATAAAGGGACCAACAGAAAAGTAGTTCTTTGCAATCTGATTTTAGAGGTGGAACTAACTAATCACAAGTTAATCATAACTCATTACCTGCCTAATCACCATTAAGGCGAGAGATGCCAAACCAAACTAATTTGTTCAGTCACAGTGATCTAGCGGGACAATTCCCACAGAAAATTTACACAGAGCACTCCAATACTACTGCTAATCTTCTTGAGCTCGAgtactgagaaataaaaccgCTACTGGGATAGCAAAAATCTGATTAATTACTGCATGTATTCTTTGGTTTTCTGCAGGTTTGCTCTGACAGGAGAAGCCAGCCTTTCCCTTGTGCAGTCCTGGCTCCTAAAGGCAGAGATAAGCCACAGCATGTGACagaggggaagcagcagcagactcACAGCTCTGAGGGAGAGGAGGTCTTCAGCAGGAAGGCCTTTCAGAATATGAAACAGAACATCCTCGGGCAGAGTTAACAACGTCAGGACTCGGGGCTGTTTTCGTATCCTTTGcttggaagggaaagaaaaacacctgGAACATCTGCAGTCaatcactggaaaacaaaaacacgGGACACCTCAGTTAGCGATGGAGCAGTACGAGGACAAAAGGCACCACAGAGTGTACACACACACGAACAGGTCTTTACTTGAGTACCTGTTTACTGCAGCGTAGGGCACTTCTTCAAACATATTAATTGTAGAGAGATGTAGCATGTGTCACATAATGCTATAAGACTAAGCCACAAAGGAGTGACTCGTTCGATTTAGTCAATTAAGCTAAGAGGCTCAGAAGGGATGGCTCATGCACAAGTCCATCGAGGAGAGCCCCTCCATGCCCTAACTCCATCATTTGACTGTGTTTAGATAAACTGTCACTACTACAACTTCATTTACCTTCCCCATGCCccagcttttccttctcagttGATAGCAGTCCTTGAAATGTTACCAGCGAGATGAGGAAGTTAAGACCCACCAAACCAGCTCCAGCCAAAAGCCCATCGTTCTAAGCAGCCAGTTGCTGCCGTGGGTGCTCATGGAAGACCCCGAAGAACCAGGAAGGTTCAGCATTCACAGACTAGGGCATCACCTACACCCTCTGTTCCTCGTCTGCCTCTTCCAGCTCTCAGGAGCAGTCCATACAAGCAATTGAGGCCCATTTCTGAGGCAGAAAAAGGctgaacattttctttgcagacaTGAGGGcccaaaaaataaattctgaagcGAAAGCTTGAGTCCCACAAATTAAAGGACCACGTAAGGGCCTTTGTCTTTATTACAGAAGATTTCTTGCTTGTATTTTTCAAGTCTGGTTTAAGTCTTATACAAAGAGGTTATACTTAGGAAATTTATTTACTGACTTGTTtctaaaaaaagtttaataaaacAGACAGTCTCCACTAAAGAGCCCAATACTGTGCCACAGGCACGTGCTAGCATTGCTCACCCTATTTGCACTAGTTCGTTATTAGTTTGAGTATCTTTTGacataaatgaaaacagtagACTcaaagtagtag
This window harbors:
- the LOC137674683 gene encoding cyclin-F-like gives rise to the protein MKAGVIDCRCSRCFSFPSKQRIRKQPRVLTLLTLPEDVLFHILKGLPAEDLLSLRAVHSHFKYLVDNYASVWACADFQEIWPSPNNLKMFERAAESGNFEAAVKLGVAYVYNEGLTISDEMGHAEVNGVKASYFFSLAERWNVGADPFIWLFIRPPWNLSGSFCKAVVYQCLKAECHLEKAQKGSIAHCVAKILSFFEDEERKKESLEMFEESSKQGCLNSSYLLWESNRKAAMSDPGRYLQSLRKLRGYAAKGCWEAQIALAKACGSGKQLGLEGKSSTEMVSQMFQASHPINKQHIFTLQKELNETMRYILVDWLVEVATVKKFSSLCLHTTVGCVDRYLKLRPVSRSRLQLLGIACMVICTHFISKDILTVREAVWLTDNTYKNEDLVRMMGEVISALEGKIRIPTIVDYKEVLSSIVSLERRTLHLYSFICELSLLNTSLSVYSPAQLAAAALLLAEILHRQAYPWTVRQLSACTGFSLEDLLPCVLNLYQKCFDDDIPKDYRQVPLIAVKRRFEDVRYDQIGKEKIMSYIQLCLLLGVKQEHPEPSPLHANVEIQPFLSSPSGKSAKRTREDSIRDDRGSFVITPTAELSTQEESLPDTFLDWSLHSSSDYEGDQEKEGEKDADVPSPTGILDTTVVYVDPAEHCSQDSSDEDSLAMERAGHAALPREAKKEKDEERKKESLEMFEESSKQGCLNSSYLLWESNRKAAMSDPGRYLQRLRKLRGYAAKGCWEAQMALAKACGSGKQLGLEGKSSTEMVSQMFQASHPINKQHIFTLQKELNETMRYILVDWLVDVATMKKFSSLCLHTTVGCVDRYLKLRPVSRSQFQLLGIACMVICTRFISKDILTVREAVWLTDNAYKYEDLVRMMGEVISALEGKIRIPTIVDYKEVLSSIVSLERRTLHLYSFICELSLLNTSLSVYSPAQLAAAALLLAKILHRQAYPWTVRQLSACTGFSLEDLLPCVLNLYQKCFDDDIPRDYRQVPLTAVKRRFEDVRYDQIGKEKIMSYIQLCLLLGVKREHPEPSPLHANVEIQTFLSSPSGKSAKRTREDSIRDDRGSFVITPTAELSTQEESLLDTFVDWSLHSSSGYEGDQESEGEKDADVPSPTGILDTTVVSVDPAEHCGQDSSDEDSLAMERAGHAALPREAKLPDTRSLSAPLTPKNPTVEGSSGYSSTSSASSTPSTEGSLLKPTLALSPGSAPSKEPCLPHDP